DNA from Rosa rugosa chromosome 6, drRosRugo1.1, whole genome shotgun sequence:
AAGGCAATCTTCACTGCTATGATTGTCAGAGGCGAGCTCGGGCGAGCATAAATGGCTATAGATCGGGCGAGCTCGGGGCTCCAATACCCTGAGCGGTTCTACGTGGCAGCCTCCTACGCCGGTTTTGACGGATCTCCTCGCTCCTCGTCTAAAGCCGTTCGCGCCAAGTTCAACTCTGAGTCCGCTCTCATCCTCTACGCTCTCTATAAGCAGGTACTACTCGATCGCAATTGCATTAAAAATGCCAATGTGGACTGTAATGTGATCCTAATTCTGTTAATTTTGGCTTCAAAAATTGGTTCTGTGGTGGttttgacttgtgttgtggattacttttgaattttgatgctcaattatgattttattttttttcgtgCTTACTCTGTGTAATTGCTTATTGTGTGTGATTTTAGGTAGATCTGGAAAATATTTACATTGTACTTATTGGCATTGCACTATCTGAAATGTATGTATAAAGTGAAGTtgctcattggttgcttttggGTCTTTGACAGAGGATTCATGTCTTGAAGTAGTCTAGCAAATGTATTGGGTTTGCCACCACATTCATACTTATAAGAAAACCCAAGTAGCTTCGCAAAATCTGATTATATCTTTCTCCGATTCATAATTAAGAGGGCAATAGTGTCCCCTGCAGTTAGTGTTGTTTTTAATCAAGTTGTGTCCTTAGACTTCTGATTCATATCTGTAACAGTATggattttaaatttgtttttgagATTGTGAACTTTTGGAGCCGAAGTAAAGCTCCTATATTTTAACATCATTGCAGATATTAGATGTTTCAGGAATGGAAAAGTCTACATTTTGAGTCATAATCAAAATAATAATCATGATGTTTTCAGTGATAGTGTTTTGGCAACCATGGTGAAAAGCAAATTGATGGATCCGTTTTACGGCTTGGTAAATGAATATCAATCATAGATATTGTTGATTCAGGGAGGCAGTGGTGCACATTCTGGTACTTTAAGACCTTTCAGTGTAAGCTGGTACGTGATACATATAAATGATAAAATGCACTTCGAGGTTGTCTTGAAATTATTTCTCAGTAGATTGAAAGATTACTGTCGATGTTAATCTTTAGTTTCCTTGGTATTGTGGTTAGGAATAATGTTGTCTAAACACTTGGCCCTTTTGCAGTCAGGTACTCAGCACCTGGATCTGAATTTCAGTGGAATCAATTACTATGCAGAGGTATATTTAAATGGGCACAAAAAGGTCCTTCCAAGAGGGATGTTTCGAAGGCATTCTCTAGATGTCACTGATATAGTACATGACAGTGAaaatatgcttgctgttgttgTTTACCCCAGATCATTGTggttatgttttattttgtttaatgcGCTTATGGGAGGTTGTCCTAATTGAAAAAAGTGTTTTGGTTGTACTTGGACtaaaatcatttgaaatcttCTTAAAATCACAATAAAATCTTCTTACTAATGATTGAGCATATATTTTTGTCTTATGCTTGaattcattgtcaaaaaaataCTTGTGAAGTTTAAGTGCCTTAAgttactgaccatgtcactggccaagttactGGCTATGTCACAGTCATAACcatgtcactgatcatgtaactgtcaGAGTCACTATCAATCCCATGTCATTTGCTAAGTTTGCTAAGGCACTGGCCAAgttactggtcatgtaactTGCAAATtcaatgctaaccttcttattttaaaAATGGAACAAGAACATGTCAAGTCACTGGCTAATCATTGTtatattcatgtcattgaccatGTTACATTGCAAGTCCTTGACCATGTCCCTGTTATAcaagtcactgatcatgtaacttacaatgtatgtaactgaccatgtaattgATCATGTCACTGACATTGTCATTGACATGGCCTGTGACTTCACTGGAAAAGGCCAACTCCTTGGCAACGTGTGTTaacctcatgtcacagattatgtaactgatcatgtaactgaccatgtcacttacaatgcATGTAACTGATcgtgtaactgatcatgtaactaaccatgtaacatacaatgtatgtaactaaccatgtaactgatcatgtcactgacaTTGTCATTGACATGGCCTGTGACTTCACTGGCCAGATAAGTAGCTGGCCAAGTTACTGGCCATGTAACTTGCAAATTCAATGCTAacctttttattttaaaaatgaaACAAGAACATATCAAGTCACTGGATAATCATTGTtatattcatgtcattgaccatGTCGCTGACCACATCACAATCAAtccctggccaagtcactgttaacctcaagtcactgaccatatCACTGTTAGCCTCAAGTCACTGACAAAGTTACTGGCCATGTCAAAATCAATCACCTGTCATTGACCATatcactga
Protein-coding regions in this window:
- the LOC133718115 gene encoding uncharacterized protein LOC133718115 isoform X1: MAIDRASSGLQYPERFYVAASYAGFDGSPRSSSKAVRAKFNSESALILYALYKQSGTQHLDLNFSGINYYAEVYLNGHKKVLPRGMFRRHSLDVTDIVHDSENMLAVVVYPRSLWLCFILFNALMGGCPN
- the LOC133718115 gene encoding acyl-CoA-binding domain-containing protein 4-like isoform X2; protein product: MAIDRASSGLQYPERFYVAASYAGFDGSPRSSSKAVRAKFNSESALILYALYKQGGSGAHSGTLRPFSVSCQVLSTWI